A region of the Candidatus Tiamatella incendiivivens genome:
GAGGCAACGTAGATGACTAGGATGCTTGAAGGCTTGAATACTACTGCAGTGTATGCTAGGATGCTTACAATGTCTGCAACCATTGTACTCGCTAGTATGAGCTGGCCTTTCCTAAGCGAGATGAGGCCTGTCTTCCTAATGATCATGTAGACTACTGCTACACTGGTTGTTGATACACCTACTGATGCTAGTAGCGTTTCAATCATAGTGTATCCCAGTATGTAGAGAACTCCGAGCGTCGCGATCATGGGGGCTGCGAAGCTTATTGTACCTATGACTATGCTTTTAACGAACACCGACCTCAACAGTGGTATGTCCACCTCTAAGCCTGCCATGAACATTAACAGTACGCCGCCTATGAGTGCTAGGGTGTCAATGAACTCTCCGGATGCAACGCCCATTACGCCTATAATGTATCCGAGGAGTATCTCGAACATTGCCGGCGTAACATCTAGTGCCTCTGCGAACAATGCGGAGGCTAGGATTACCCCTCCTATGGCTGTGAGTTCTAGGAGGCCTCTCTGGGATCCATTATACTCTAGTTCGTGGTAGAAGAGGCGTATGCCTATTAGGAGGGCTATAGTTACGGCTACACCGGTTAAAGCTAGTATGAGCCGCATCCTCCTTAGCCTACGCCTTAGAGTCTGGGATAACTCTCCACACCTGCCCGTGGAGTTTTTCTGGTTTAGGGTTTAAAGGGGTATTGATTATTCACTAATTCTAAATATCTCTTCCCTATAGAGGATTGGGATAGGGAATAACGGTGGCAGTGCCTGGTACAGCGGTAATAGCTGAATCACTCGAGAAAACGTATTATAGGGGGTCGTTCCTTACGAGAGCCCCTGCTGTCAAAGCGCTCAGGGGACTCAGCTTCAGGGTTGAGAAGGGAGAAATATACGGGTTACTAGGCCCTAATGGTGCCGGCAAGACTACTACTGTTAAGATTATTTCCACCCTCATGGTCCCCGATAAGGGGGAAGCCTATGTATTAGGCTATAATGTTGTAGACGAGTTTGCCGAGGTGAGGAAGAGGATAGGTGTTATGCTGAGCGTGGAGAGGGGTTTCTTCTGGAAGCTCACCGGACGGGAGAACCTGAGGTACTTCGGCCTCCTATACGGCCTCTCAGGGAGGGATTTGGAGGACCGGATTGACCGGGCGATTGATACTGTCGGGTTGAAGGAGCTGGAAGGGGATGAGAAGTTTTTCGAGGACATGAGCCTGGGTATGAGGGCTAGACTAGGGCTTGCGAGGGTATTGTTGAAGGACCCGGAGATCATGATACTGGATGAACCTACACTGGGGTTGGACCCTCATAGTGCGAGGCATATTAGGAGGCTCCTACGGTTGGAGGCTAGGAACGGTAAGACTGTACTGGTGACTACTCACAACATGTTTGAAGCGGAGATCCTGTGCGACAGGGTTGGCATCATTAGGTCTGGTAAAATCATAGCTGAGGGGGCGCCGGAGGAGCTTAAGTCTTTCGTCTCTAAGAGCACTCCAGTAACAGTGTTGTTGAAGAGTTTCGAGGAGCCGGTTGTACAGGATCTTGTGGCTAGATTGAGCCGGGATGACGTGAAGGTTGACTATGAAAGGGTGGAGCCTGGTAAATGGAAGATCAGCCTCCTAGTCCCCCGCGGGTTTGAGGATGAGGTTTTGGCTGATGTTTACGTGAAAGCTAGGAGCCTCGGTGTCAGTGTGATGGAGACTAAGGTGAGGGAGGTTACTCTCGAGGATGTTTTCATAGCTCTGACAGGCGGGAAGGTTGAGGGGTAGATTGGGGATATGACGTCAATCTCAAATATAATGCTTGCGGAGATAAAGGTACAGCTCTACTGGCTTAAGAATAACAAGGTGATGATGTTAATGACCTTGTTATGGCCTTATCTTATGGTATTCATAATGATCTCCTTCGGATCCGCTTTCGGCAGCTTGGAGGAGTTTAAGGAGAAAATGGGGATAGCTAGCCCTATACTCTACCTTTTCGCTGGAAGCGCCGTAGCCACTGCCAGTATAGCAGTAATAGATAATGCTGCGGGGGTAGCGACTTGGCACAGGTGGCTTGGAACACTATCATACGTACTCCTAGTCCCCCGAAGGTTCGTCACCTACCTATTGGTATCCAGTCTTGTAACAAGCATGGTGCAGGTAATATTCAACCTAGCATCAATAACCCCAGCGGTAATAGTGCTGGAGGGCGCTTCAGCCGGACTCCAGCTGCTAATTGTCCTCGTATTCATGTTCATCGGAACACTACCTCTACTCGGAATAGCCCTCCTCGGAGGGGTAGCCAGCCTCCTAGCCAGCGAGGAGAGTGATATCATAAACTTCCTGAACCCTCTGCTCCTCCTCCTCTCAGGCGTTTTCTACCCAGTGAAGCTTCTGCCGTGGATACTGAAGCAGGCCTCATACTATATTCCAACAAAATATGTCGTCGACGCGGCTAAAATGGCGGCAACCTATACTCACCCGCCCGGTAGCACTATAATCATCATACTCTACGCTTTGATGCTCTTAGCTGTGCTCTACAATATAGTAGGGGTTTTCGGGACATTTTATGCTGAAAAGGAGTTGAGGAGGCGTGGGGTACGGTAGGATAATGTCAATGACGAAAGCGATGCTGTGGCTGCATCTGAAACGTGCTGTTAGATATAAATATGGACTCATAAACTGGGGGATAATTGAGTTCCTCTACATGGCGATATACATGCTTGGGGCATTGGCGTTCACCCCTAGGGATCAATGGGGCGGGGTATCCCAGTATGTGTTCTGGGGTGTTCTAGCATGGACTCTGGTTTCGACACCTACATGGACTATTGGGAACTGGGCTCAGTTCTATATTAATATGGGGCTCTGGGAGCAGCATGAGACTATTGGAGCTAGCCACTCACTATTCCTCTCAATGAGGATTATACCGGCTATTATAGCAGGGTTCATTGGAAGCATAACGGCTTACGGGTTCCTATACGCTACTGTAGGCGGTAACCTATCCCTGAGAGGGAGTGTATTGCTGACTCTACTGTTCCTGTTATGGCTCGTGTTACAGTCAACCATTTACGGTTTATTATTAAGCTATTTATCCCTACTAACAAGCACTCCTGGACCGATGTTGGATGTTTTAAATATACTCCTCTTCATAATTGGCGGAATAGGGGTTCCCGTAGCCAAGTTACCTGAGGGTGTTAGGCTTTTCGCGGTGATCACACCCTACAGCCATGCTTCCGAGCTCATCAGATGGTCTGCAATAGGCATTAAACCGTATCTGGGTGTTCTAGGCGAAGTATTTGCAGGGGTATTGACTACCCTTGGGTTAGGCTTGACTGCCTGGCTTGTCAGAGGCAAGGCATACAGTAATGCTAGGATGAACGGTGTCAAGGGTATTGGCAGGATGTGAGTGAGAGGCTATTTTCTAAGGTCTATAATCCTCTTAGCCTTACCTCCATCAACTCTATCAAGCGATCCGGGTTCAACTACTTCTACCCTCGGATTCATGAGTAGCACCTCCCTAAGCCTACTCTTAACTAGACGCTCTAATGCCATATACTTCTCCCTTGCAACATCGTCTCCTGCTTCAACTTCTATCCTCATCTTGTCAAGCCCGGATTCCCTGTACACTATAACCCTATAGTTGGGGCTTACTCCATCTACTCCGAGGAGCATGGCCTCTATAGAACTAGGGAAAACGTTTACACCGTTAATCACAAGCATATCATCAGCTCTGCCTGCTATTCTACCTATTTTCCGCATCGTTCTACCACAGTCACAGGAGTCGGAGTCGTATAGGTATGAAATATC
Encoded here:
- a CDS encoding cation:proton antiporter — protein: MRLILALTGVAVTIALLIGIRLFYHELEYNGSQRGLLELTAIGGVILASALFAEALDVTPAMFEILLGYIIGVMGVASGEFIDTLALIGGVLLMFMAGLEVDIPLLRSVFVKSIVIGTISFAAPMIATLGVLYILGYTMIETLLASVGVSTTSVAVVYMIIRKTGLISLRKGQLILASTMVADIVSILAYTAVVFKPSSILVIYVASLIIVPWLTAKYIRKLPRIAFEAETRLILALVLVVTLFSEIAGIHGILFSFLLGVAFSTSPDKEDITRKTSTITFGFLAPIFFTSAGLLISKAGISGVLIPSVILLATSYPVKVLASYSGLRALSSVRDLRLANVFGARLTVSTIIAYSGLKTGLLSPALAAGVMFTALIATVLSSIVTGGKVEEKV
- a CDS encoding ABC transporter ATP-binding protein; this encodes MAVPGTAVIAESLEKTYYRGSFLTRAPAVKALRGLSFRVEKGEIYGLLGPNGAGKTTTVKIISTLMVPDKGEAYVLGYNVVDEFAEVRKRIGVMLSVERGFFWKLTGRENLRYFGLLYGLSGRDLEDRIDRAIDTVGLKELEGDEKFFEDMSLGMRARLGLARVLLKDPEIMILDEPTLGLDPHSARHIRRLLRLEARNGKTVLVTTHNMFEAEILCDRVGIIRSGKIIAEGAPEELKSFVSKSTPVTVLLKSFEEPVVQDLVARLSRDDVKVDYERVEPGKWKISLLVPRGFEDEVLADVYVKARSLGVSVMETKVREVTLEDVFIALTGGKVEG
- a CDS encoding ABC transporter permease codes for the protein MTSISNIMLAEIKVQLYWLKNNKVMMLMTLLWPYLMVFIMISFGSAFGSLEEFKEKMGIASPILYLFAGSAVATASIAVIDNAAGVATWHRWLGTLSYVLLVPRRFVTYLLVSSLVTSMVQVIFNLASITPAVIVLEGASAGLQLLIVLVFMFIGTLPLLGIALLGGVASLLASEESDIINFLNPLLLLLSGVFYPVKLLPWILKQASYYIPTKYVVDAAKMAATYTHPPGSTIIIILYALMLLAVLYNIVGVFGTFYAEKELRRRGVR
- a CDS encoding ABC transporter permease produces the protein MSMTKAMLWLHLKRAVRYKYGLINWGIIEFLYMAIYMLGALAFTPRDQWGGVSQYVFWGVLAWTLVSTPTWTIGNWAQFYINMGLWEQHETIGASHSLFLSMRIIPAIIAGFIGSITAYGFLYATVGGNLSLRGSVLLTLLFLLWLVLQSTIYGLLLSYLSLLTSTPGPMLDVLNILLFIIGGIGVPVAKLPEGVRLFAVITPYSHASELIRWSAIGIKPYLGVLGEVFAGVLTTLGLGLTAWLVRGKAYSNARMNGVKGIGRM